In one Sesamum indicum cultivar Zhongzhi No. 13 linkage group LG12, S_indicum_v1.0, whole genome shotgun sequence genomic region, the following are encoded:
- the LOC105175743 gene encoding F-box protein At4g18380-like, producing the protein MGSIRADLGSRIHPEPIDHFDRLPDSVILLIFNKIGDVKALGRCCVVSRRFHSLVPQVDNVIVRVDCVISDEDPSATSSSSAAASAASDKSRHPISSLFRILFSGLFKPLQSLSQLISPSSRRIPSLSEDFDFETEQNSVTHHSPTQVLKNFNEIKLLRIELPSGELGIDEGVLLKWKAQFGSTLDNCVILGASSVVQKMDSDYDCLGTCNNYDSVNNDNSSSNNNNGVENDNGSIPESFYTNGGLKLRVVWTISSLIAASARHYLLQPIIAEHKTLENLVLTDSDGQGVLSMNKEQLEELRVKPLSPSSAAKRTLVPALNMRLWYAPHLELPNGLVLKGATLVAIKPSEQPKKDMVGSEGNWIASAFEEPFGTAARMLVKRRTYCLEMNSF; encoded by the coding sequence ATGGGTTCGATTCGGGCAGATCTGGGCAGCAGAATCCACCCCGAACCCATCGACCACTTCGACCGTCTTCCCGACTCCGTCATCCTCTTGATCTTCAACAAAATCGGCGACGTCAAAGCCTTGGGCCGGTGTTGTGTTGTTTCCAGGCGATTCCACTCTCTCGTTCCCCAAGTCGACAACGTCATAGTCCGTGTCGACTGTGTTATATCCGACGAAGATCCCTCCGCCACCTCTTCTTCCTCCGCCGCGGCTTCAGCCGCCTCTGACAAGTCCCGGCACCCTATCTCCTCCCTCTtcagaattttgttttctggACTCTTCAAACCCTTGCAATCCCTCTCTCAGCTCATCAGTCCTTCAAGCCGTCGCATTCCTTCTCTTTCTGAAGATTTCGACTTTGAAACTGAGCAAAACAGCGTCACCCATCATTCACCCACTCAAGTCTTGAAGAACTTTAACGAAATCAAGCTCCTCAGGATAGAACTTCCGAGCGGGGAGTTGGGAATTGATGAGGGTGTTTTGCTTAAGTGGAAGGCGCAGTTTGGATCGACGCTTGATAATTGTGTTATTCTTGGAGCTTCAAGTGTTGTTCAGAAGATGGACAGTGACTATGATTGTTTGGGCACATGCAATAATTACGATAGTGTGAACAATGATAACAGTAGTAGTAATAACAATAACGGAGTGGAGAATGATAATGGGAGCATACCCGAGTCATTTTACACAAATGGGGGCTTGAAATTGCGCGTTGTGTGGACCATTAGCTCATTGATCGCAGCCTCAGCGAGGCACTATCTGCTGCAGCCTATAATAGCAGAGCATAAGACGCTGGAGAACTTGGTGTTGACCGATTCGGATGGGCAGGGGGTTTTGTCTATGAATAAAGAACAGTTGGAGGAGCTTAGAGTGAAGCCTTTGTCGCCCTCGTCGGCAGCAAAGAGGACTCTTGTCCCGGCTCTGAATATGCGATTGTGGTATGCGCCCCATCTGGAGTTGCCAAATGGGTTGGTGTTAAAAGGGGCCACATTGGTTGCAATCAAGCCCAGTGAGCAGCCGAAGAAGGACATGGTGGGTTCGGAAGGGAATTGGATTGCTTCGGCATTTGAGGAGCCATTTGGGACTGCTGCGAGGATGTTGGTGAAGAGGAGGACTTATTGTTTGGAAATGAACTCCTTTTAG